Proteins encoded together in one Actinomycetota bacterium window:
- a CDS encoding chemotaxis protein CheD (catalyzes the conversion of glutamine residues to glutamate on methyl-accepting chemotaxis receptors), with amino-acid sequence MDEGARTPRGIAGLGKLSAMIDVAVGTLGFGDAPAVLTTAALGSCVGVALYDPIEKRGALAHVMLPKPVEAGVDSLPERFAEYAVPAMAGRLEAMGSRKPLLVAKLAGGSAMFRADSTLASIGERNIAEVKRQLTLLRIPVVAEDIGGSHARTVELYLDTGTLVVRSHQHGVKEL; translated from the coding sequence ATGGACGAGGGGGCGCGCACGCCGCGAGGCATCGCGGGACTCGGGAAGCTGTCGGCGATGATCGACGTCGCGGTCGGCACGCTCGGTTTCGGCGATGCGCCTGCGGTGTTGACCACGGCCGCGCTCGGTTCGTGCGTGGGCGTCGCCTTGTACGACCCGATCGAGAAGCGCGGGGCGCTCGCGCACGTCATGCTGCCCAAACCTGTCGAGGCGGGCGTCGACTCACTGCCCGAGCGGTTCGCGGAGTACGCGGTGCCGGCCATGGCGGGACGGCTCGAGGCGATGGGGAGCCGCAAGCCGCTGCTGGTCGCGAAGCTCGCCGGCGGCTCGGCCATGTTCCGGGCGGACTCGACGCTCGCGAGCATCGGGGAGCGCAACATCGCCGAGGTCAAGCGGCAATTGACCCTCTTGCGCATCCCCGTTGTGGCCGAAGATATCGGAGGAAGTCACGCGAGGACCGTCGAACTCTACCTGGACACGGGGACGCTCGTGGTCCGCAGTCACCAGCACGGAGTGAAGGAACTGTGA
- a CDS encoding CheY-P-specific phosphatase CheC, whose protein sequence is MVRPDSLSALQIDALREVGGIGAGHAATALSQLVDRAIEITVPEIALLPVTEVPGVLGGQERVVAAAYSRLLGEISGSILFVAPESTALALMDNLHGREAGSTATFGHEEEALFIHVAYVLAAAYVAAIARMADLNVLPAPPQFALDMAGAILEIAVARIGMRADTALLVRTLFMSEETTIDATLFFLPDPESLAVILSRLGLA, encoded by the coding sequence ATCGTGAGACCGGACTCGCTGAGCGCACTGCAGATCGACGCCCTCCGGGAGGTGGGCGGTATCGGCGCGGGCCACGCGGCCACGGCGCTGTCGCAGCTGGTGGACCGGGCGATCGAGATCACCGTTCCGGAGATCGCGCTGCTGCCCGTTACAGAGGTCCCCGGTGTGCTCGGCGGTCAGGAACGCGTGGTCGCCGCCGCGTACTCGCGATTGCTCGGCGAGATCAGCGGATCGATCCTGTTCGTGGCGCCCGAGAGCACCGCGCTTGCGCTGATGGACAACCTTCACGGCCGCGAGGCCGGCAGCACCGCGACCTTCGGGCACGAGGAGGAGGCGCTCTTCATCCACGTCGCGTACGTGCTGGCCGCTGCGTACGTCGCCGCGATAGCGCGGATGGCGGACCTCAACGTCCTGCCGGCCCCACCGCAGTTCGCGCTCGACATGGCCGGCGCCATCCTCGAGATCGCCGTCGCCCGGATCGGCATGCGCGCCGACACCGCGCTCCTCGTGCGCACGCTGTTCATGAGCGAGGAGACGACGATCGACGCGACACTGTTCTTCCTTCCGGACCCCGAGAGCCTCGCGGTCATCCTCTCAAGGCTCGGCCTCGCGTAG